The genomic stretch gccagcttgtcctgttccagtcccagctgctgctgctgactttaaagctgtagaactgatctctctctttctccctctctctctctttctttcagagagaaagcctgtttgactctctctgcttgcaaaaccatatgaccatcTTAGAACACCAGATGATCTGCTGCTCTGAAGAGCTCTTTCATATGTTGagtttttgtaaacaacaatccattagtgaagtctcttgggcactctccaaagcttttgcaaaggttattggccctgatatgtctagcatgagcagagctccagtattttaaataaaatctgttttaaagtgtttgtatgtgacctgcactaaaataCCTTccccccaatttatctctcaaaaacatagcTATATTCTGTCACCATAGAATCTGGAGGGAGTTGTCCTGAATGAATTTATAGATGCCAAGGGGGAAATTAATGGGGAggaaggagtcatggagggagcagtcccagcagaaggtggggaggggagtgttACAaggtcaaaccagcaaccacaaagaaggcagatcacacaggagtaaagatgaacaattactttattaacaaaaattcaccttcaaactttaattcaaaatcccccccttttataacaatgcccactagttactatgcaaatttctataacagtgtaaaactaataaattccccagcctaaatataacatatgtaattaaagtctaagatATTTCCagccagcccacagaaaaaacaaACACAGACttacaaaacttcaatctcaaccgaaacaaagatcataaacaaaattcaatttgtttggtaaattgaaaccaaaagatctttgagagagagagagagagagagagagagagagagagagagagagagagagagagagagagagagagagagagagcacaaaatttgaagttgtcgtCTTgtattgcttgcagagagaggaacaatggcttggtccagatctttctggctgccttcggaatgttcatcccttttaaaatgcccaacattctaagcTGCCTCCCAAACAATGACTcaggcttgggcctccttccacttcacagccacccccagtgatggtttgtcttccaagtccagaaatttctagatcatctgcTTATGCCCAGTCCATCTCTCACTCTCTGCACTCCCCCTTCACTttggctctcaaaggcaaactgtcactttttaacataaaaccacacatcacagaactctgtaaccgGAGAAATTTTTCTAAACAAGGAATGAATAAGGGATTATTAGAAATGAGTGGCAGATGATCAACACaaattcaatgggccaaatggcctgttttcctgaAATAAAAATTTTAGAGGATTTCAATGATAAGCATTGTGAAGTCTCAGCAAGTTACCCCAGCAGTTCTCATGTGTTTCAAAAACTTCTTCAAGGTTTAAAGGAAATGAAGATTTGCTTTCTCCTATTCAGCTGAAGACATCAATTCAAACACGAACCAAAATGCCATTCAatcccttaaatgagtccttgtaGGCGAAAATTTGTCAGTAAACTATGTGGTAGACTTTCTTGTGCATCCTTCTGTTCCTTTACTCATCTGGCATTTTGTAGTTAAAGTTGTCTTCACAAACATTTCCTATCTTgccctctgttttttttaaatttaaatttagacatacagcacagcaaaagaccattttggcccactagcTGAAATTGGTAATTGGTAggtcaattacacctaattgatctATCGTTtcaaaaggtggaaggaaactggagcccctggaggaaatccatgtagacacagggagaacatacaaactccttacagacagcttcgGGTTCAAAGCCcaatcctggtcactggtgctgtagtttCAGTTTAGTTTAGTTTTactttagtttatttatatagcacatctAAAACAATTCAttttgaccaaagtgctgtatggatcaaaaaattacatttcaactTAAGCACCTATTTAAGGCACAGTATAAAACAGGTCCACGAGatttagaattgtacatacaacatggttACAATCAACAAACACTTCCAAACACTTGCGAGTAAAAATATAATTTcagcctggatttaaaagagtttAAGGAATGgagtgatttgatggagggaggaatgttgttccacagtttgtgGGTCGCTATTGAAAAGGTGCGATCTCCCCCGAGTTTGCGATTTGAGCATGGAACAACCAAGTGCCCTAAATTGGCcgatctgaggggtcttgaagtggacTAGGGCATTAGGAGGTCAGTGATATAGGAGGGGCCTAGTCTATTGATGGCTTTATAAGCAaattggagaactttaaaatctatcctgAGTTGTACTGGCAACCAGTGTAGGGAGGCAAGGATAGGGGTGAAATGGTCCCTTTTCTTGTCAGGAGCCTTGCTGCAGCATTGTATACCAGTTGCAGATGGGAAAATGATGAATGACTAAGTCCCGTGTAAAGAGAGTTAGAGTAGTCTAAACAGGAAAAAATGAGAGCatctttcagtgacaggaatgatttgattttggtaATAGTGTGAAGCTGGAAAAAGTTGGCTTTTACTACTGCATTAACTTGTTTCTCAAACATGAAGGTGGAATTGAATATTACACCAAGGGATTTGACGTGTGGTTTAATGAGGGTAGCTAAGTTGCCGAGGGTATTGACAATAATTCTGGGGAAGATGGAGGGGCCAAATAGGATGATCTCTGATCTGCCTTCATTTAGCTGCAGTaagttttgagccatccagcactttatGTCCTCCAGAAAGTAGATGAGGCTTGATCGTTGGCTTCAGGGGGAGACAAAACTGGGTGTCTTCAGCATAGTAGTGAAAGGAGATGCCATGTTTTTTGGATGATATGGCCGAGGGGAAGCAGCTATagggagaagagaatggggcccagaataAACACTTGTAGGACCTCACAGGAAAGGCTAACAGAGTAGGATGAAAATTTTCCCATGTTGACTGAGAAAGTCCTATCTCTGAGATGAGACTTAAATCAATTCAGGGCCATGCCATTGACACCAACCCTCTGCCGGAGGTGATCTATTAAAATAGCATGATCCACCGTATCGAACATTGTACTAAGATCAAGGAGAATTAGAATGGCGAAGTTTCCTGAGTCAGTGGTGAGGAGCAGGTCATTGTATACTCTTGGTAAGGCTAACTCTGTGCTGTGGTGGGCCTTATAACCGGACTGGAATTTTTCAGTATGTTATTTTGATGTAGGTAGGGCAACAATTGGCTAAGAACaactgtaacaatgttgcactaaccactttgCTTGCCATGCCACCCTTGGGATTTCTGTAGCTCCTAACTTTACCAGGTCTATTTGTTTCATAAAACTTTCATTTAATTTTCAATACAACACGTGATGACTAACCTCTGGATGAAATGATTATCCTGGGAAACACAGTGGAGCATTGCTGTATGTTATTGCGGAAGTGCactgtgtggtgatacaccactggcctactgcagggggcgatctctgtacctgcaggaagatcaccggaggacagaccacacccgactggctgtcaatcaatcgcccaggatataatcctgagccggcccctcacGAGCCAGTCACTCAGGGGTCACCAGTACAGGTACCACTGTAGTAGAGACTTTTAAATGAATAAAGCCTATTGCAcactttctcgagttttgtgtctgcttcctgctgcagcaGGGCATCACACACTGATTAGTAGGAATTTTCACTCACCAATGAGTCTTCTGACAATATACCTGAGAACTGAATTCTCCCTTTCTCAGCCAACTCCTGCTGTGATTCAACTGTGATCATAATCTTGTATGGCATTGAAACTGAAGTTACAGAAACCATTATGGGATGAAGATGACTAGTTGCAAAGCATCACTTTTGACTTTACTGTGTCCCTTCAATTGAGCTACATTTTTCTAATAGCAATAAAGTATTTTCAGCACAATTATGAACAGGATGCTGTGGCTTTACAATGCACTGACTCTTTGAGCCTGTTTGAGCCTTTGACATGTAAGTTCAAAAgattcaaaagattccttgtaATTATGCACAGCCACCACATACCGCCTCAGTGACCATTTTGCAGGAAGTTCAGTGTCAGAATAAGCTTTCACATCCCCAAAAATCATACTGACTACTCTGGGTTTGATCTCTTTAACTTCAGCTTTCGAGAAGCTTCTCCTGTAATATTTCTGAAAGGTGAGAAGGGAAGAACTTTAAGCCTTTCTAAATCATTCAGAATTTTTCCCATGCTCTCTATCTTTAATTCTCCTTCAATTATTTCTACTCATTTAAGTATCATTCCTCTGTCCAATATGTTCCCGTAATTTGTCAAGAGCTCCACAATCTCTGTCAGTTGCATtcttacccccacccccaccgccccccgCTCTAATCGCTTTACAcctttgactgtgtggctcggtatgatgACCATCCCATCTACGAattccacggtagtgggttgtataaagaagggtgatgaatcagcatgcaggagggagattgaaagcttggctaAATAGTTgatacacactatcaatgactccaacgactgagtgaggaacgatagactTTAATGCACATTAGATttcggctggcccaactccatgtgctcgaatgaatggaagggggcaggcaGTTCCACCTTTATGGCTAGGTCACAGGGGGAGAGGTTACATGgggtcgagtcatcagtgggcgggccagccattTATGTACAGAAAAACAGTAGTATATATATCATTACAATAATGTACCAACAACATCCTAgcactcaatgtctccaaaaccaaggaactgattgtttcCTTCAGGAAGAGAACACCAAAGGTGTAttatccagtgatcaatgggggatcaaaggtggagagggtgagcaaatttaagttcttgggagtcattatctcggaggatctttcctggatccagcacactaatggcatcatgaagaaagcatgtcaggatctcttcttcctcagggctgtgcaggtttggtatgacatcggaaaccctggcaaacttctatgGGTGTGTGGTGGATGGTGTGCTGagcggctgcatcatggtctggaatggggacaccaataccctgtaaaaggtagtggacacagcccaggacatcacaggcaaaaccttccccaccatcgagaatatctatggAGAACACTGCTGTCTGAGAGCagaaacaatcatcaaggatccacaccacccagcacacactgtgttctccctgctaccatcgggaaagaggtataggtgccacatgactcccaccaccaggttcaggaacagctgctacccctcgaccatcagactcctcaacaacaaacttaaccagagactcatttaaggactctaacttttgcatttaaaaatagtgcaaaagttAGAGCCcttaaattgcttttttcctcttTGTATTACATAGTTTTTTTACATttcgttatttgtttacatgagtacATGGTGTACAGATTTATTGCAcaaccaaaaagtggtaattctgccttgcctgctggAGAAAGAATTccgatatcatgtatgtactctgacaataaatctgaaatccgcaTTTGGAAGAATGCCGCCATCAGAAAGTTTGAGTGCAGATTACACACGTAAGGATGAACCTGTCCATAAACTCTATTTGAACACAGAGGAGCTCACTGGGAGAGGAGGCCCTTCTGTGAAAATTGCTGGGAGCAATCAGACAGCTGTGGTTCAATCTTGGCCACCAAATGTATATTCCAGTTGGAAATCCTGTTCATTCTATATTGGAGCTCAACTTTTGGAAATTTGGCAGCTGGAATCTTAACTCTGCTCTAACCACAATGTACAACATCCTCGGGCTTGACACCAGCTGCTTTGAATTTTGAGAAGCTGGTTCATTCAAGAAGGTACTTGGAGAACCACCTATGTGTAACTGATTATTCCCAGCTTGTTTGGAAAGCCGGCTGCATTAAAACCCTCATGTTTGAAATATTCCAGCAGGAGGATTCAAACAGAAATACATATCATGACCTCTATAGTTTCTTTTTCATGCAAGACTGGCTACTGAGAGATATTATTAGATGGGGGtgacctgtgacaaacagcaaatttatgttcttgttTGACACGGCAATATATTACTGTTCAGATGAAACTAATTCCTCTCCTCAATGTCAGTCTCAATATAACTTCAGATTCAATTTGCAACTTGCTTCAGGTTTGTTTAATACCACTGTTTCAAAAGACACATTGACAGAGATTCCACCTATTGATATTGAATGAGTGGGTAATCCAACCCATTTGATCATAAGGATGACTCTGTTCCTTTAGCTGACAACCTACCAAGGACTTTCAAAACAATGAACACatgcaaacctttttttttgtatataatgTCCTTGCAGAAAATCCTGAGAAAAAAGTCTACTTCATTTCCTACATTTCTTATGATGATcgcaaaagaaataaacaaactgcagttctctcgttttttttttcttttttattattgtgTCTCTTTTAACGTAACCATGCAATGGACCAGCAGTACCTGCCACAAAACCTGAAAGACTATACCAATGTGATATATTGCAAGTTctctaaaattaaatttgaattctATGTTTTCAACTTTCGGCATTTGTAACttatttttccccccaaaattgGAAATGCAACATTTACTACTGTTCAGGTGAAAGTGCAAaacaaacctcctttaaaaaggTGGTCTTTGATCAGATTGCAGTGTGAAATAAATCCTTTTGAGAAATActtcctttggcttggtttcCTGGTATATTTTCACATTCACTTTTTACACAATTGATAAAGGAGAAATTACAACAAGATGAAGATTTTCATTGCTGTAGGGACACTAAATTATGTTTATGTAAATAAAAGTATCCTAATCTTAAGTTGCCCAGAGCTAGTactaaccaatttttaaaaagcataactTAACCATGTGGATGGAAGTGCTTAATGAATTTTTTAATATTGTAAGCATATTCATCGCACCTCTTTATTTTATAATCAAatgtttaacaaatgttgaaattGTCCATAACTATTCTCATGTTCTTCCTGACAGATGTACAAAGTAGTGGTCATTAAGTCTGGAACCTATGATGGGAGCCAAGCATATATCGAACGGAGATACTCAGACTTTGAAAAATTACATAAAAATATCTTGAAGAATTTTAAAGAAGAGGTAGAAGAAATTACTTTTCCAAAGAAAATGATGGCTGGGAACTTCTTGCCTGAGAAAATCACTGAACGAAAATTAGCATTCAGAGACTATTTAGCACATTTATATGCGATCAAAGACATTCGCTTTTCTGATGAATTTATTGAGTTCTTCTTCCTACCGGAAGTACAGGAAGCATATGGGTGCCTTAGAAGTGGACAGTATACCAGAGCTTTGAGTAGTCTTCTAAATGTACTTAGTTTGCAGGAAAAACTGTGTATGCTTCATTATGATCGGCTTGTCCTTACCCTCAGTGCTATTGGCGTGTGTTGCAGAGATCTAGGTGATATAAGTGGTGCCTATGAATTCTGTGAGAAAGCAGGGCTTATCTTACACAACAATTGTTGCCACAAGTACTATTTCCCTTTGATAAAAGTTCAGATTACTTTAGGAAATGAGTTAGGTAAGAACATGCATCACCTACAGCACAACCTGACTAAACTAGAAGAACTAAATGGAAACCAAAGCAACCAGCCTTCATTGAAAGAGCTGGTGGTGCAGGAATACATACGATAAGGCCCGTGGACCTAACTCCCCATGAAATCTTTTTTAACCAGTAAGTTAAGTTGCCAAAACAGTTATTTTGTAATCAAACCCACATCTACCATTtcttgttccacattctcaccaccctCTAAATGAAGTTCCCCTGAATGATCGTCCAAACATGgtgcctttcacccttaacccatgtcctctagttcttgtttcacccaacctcagtggaaaaagactgcttgcatttacccattCTATACCCTTCATTATTTtgcatgcctctatcaaatctcccttcattatatagccccccccccccccaagaaataaagtcctaacctggtcaacctttccctgtaactcagttcctcaaagcCTGGCAACACCctcataaattttctctgcactttttcaatattattgatatccttcctgtagataagtgaccaaaactgcccacaatacaaGGTCTTCCATGGGTGATTTGTTTAGAAGTCATGTGGTTCATGGGACCTTGGATACAGAATTAGCTTTCTTGCAGaacacagagagtagtagtggatgggaagaattaggcctggagatcagtgactagtggagttccacagggatctgttctaggacccttgatctttgtgatttttataaaagaCCCGAATGAAGAAGcaaatggatgggtcagtaagtttggatatgatacaaaggttgcaggtgttgtggataatgttgaAGGCTTTCGTAGATTAtgacaggatatagacaggatgcaaagttaggcggaaaagtggcagatggagtttaatcctgataagtgtgagCTGCTGCATTTTGGTAGGTGCAACTTGAAGGCAGAAAACATGATTAATGGcaagatacttaacagtgtggacgAACAAAGCAACCTTGgcatccaaatccatagatctcttaaggttgctgtgcaaattgaaaggacagttaagaaggcctatgaaatGCTGGGCTTTGTTAAtcaggggactgagttcaggagtcatgcggtaatgttgcagctctatcagtctctggtgagaccactcttAGAATAGTGTGTGCAGTTATGGCCACATCATTATAGGAAAAATGTgaaagagaggatgcagaggagatttaccaggatgttgcctggattgggaaatctaTCTTATGAAGCTAGTTTAGCAGAGCATCTTTGCAAATTGAATCTGAAGTTATATTGAGACTGACATTGAGGAGAGGAATTAGTTTCAAGTATCTTTTCTATGGAGCAAAGgaagatgagaggtaacttaatagaggtctacaagattatgagaggcat from Narcine bancroftii isolate sNarBan1 chromosome 10, sNarBan1.hap1, whole genome shotgun sequence encodes the following:
- the snx20 gene encoding sorting nexin-20, translated to MDRDMNQISKLQHLSLSNEHPVAFCGNEDEIATGNRSTGLQEQGFNPINEFSPQNKADRKAPRSSAVPEAMLTTKQLFQYWNAVNKKVKPIRLLFEIPETRTIQDQGTKYVMYKVVVIKSGTYDGSQAYIERRYSDFEKLHKNILKNFKEEVEEITFPKKMMAGNFLPEKITERKLAFRDYLAHLYAIKDIRFSDEFIEFFFLPEVQEAYGCLRSGQYTRALSSLLNVLSLQEKLCMLHYDRLVLTLSAIGVCCRDLGDISGAYEFCEKAGLILHNNCCHKYYFPLIKVQITLGNELGKNMHHLQHNLTKLEELNGNQSNQPSLKELVVQEYIR